The following coding sequences are from one Diprion similis isolate iyDipSimi1 chromosome 9, iyDipSimi1.1, whole genome shotgun sequence window:
- the LOC124410254 gene encoding facilitated trehalose transporter Tret1-2 homolog: MNRTKISPQILAAVTSSLILVSVGFHTGWTSPSLAKLSAEDSHIEITSDQGSWIASFMSVGSIFGSIVGVPIVDRWGRKMSLLLTSAPLFIACLLIAFATNYLWLYAARFIAGFGLGIIFTAIPMYMGEIAEDRLRGGFGILITVMQNTGSLVPYAIGPWVSITTLAAAGAVIPILYVVTFVWIPESPYYYAIKNSPFRTEKSLIWLRGTSDILEEARNIEKNVSIEGNSLGTMLELFTVRSNRKAMAIVIGLLTFQQFSGQAAILAYSTIIFDEVDSGISSSISVIITGVVQLVFGVLVIFVTDKAGRKPLLCTSMALCSVFLLAEAVYFQLRTVGSDLTGVSWLPVVAMVGYLIGYAIGLGTVPMAMTTEIFPCEIKAFAITIGAIYLCVAGICVTKFYQAIMDSYGIHVAFYAFAAWSALGIIFTVLVIPETKGRSLREIQDQLRGSSKSVRL; the protein is encoded by the exons atgaacAGAACCAAGATCTCTCCACAAATATTGGCGGCCGTAACAA GCTCTCTGATCCTGGTATCAGTCGGGTTTCACACCGGGTGGACATCTCCATCTTTGGCCAAACTGAGTGCCGAGGACTCGCACATCGAGATCACATCTGACCAAGGGTCATGGATCGCTAGTTTTATGTCGGTCGGTAGCATCTTTGGTTCAATCGTTGGCGTTCCGATAGTGGACAGATGGGGTAGAAAAATGTCGCTTCTTCTGACGTCGGCGCCCTTGTTTATCGCATGTCTGCTGATTGCTTTTGCAACGAATTACTTGTGGCTATATGCCGCTCG GTTCATCGCTGGTTTTGGCCTCGGGATAATCTTCACAGCTATTCCTATGTACATGGGCGAGATTGCCGAGGACAGGTTGCGCGGGGGTTTTGGAATTCTGATAACCGTCATGCAGAATACCGGCTCCCTCGTGCCGTACGCGATTGGACCCTGGGTCAGCATAACCACCCTAGCAGCAGCGGGAGCTGTTATCCCGATTCTGTACGTCGTGACTTTTGTCTGGATACCCGAGTCTCCGTACTACTATGCCATAAAAAATAGCCCGTTCAGAACCGAAAAGAGTTTGATTTGGTTGAGAGGGACCTCCGACATTCTCGAGGAAGccagaaatattgaaaaaaacgtttccATCGAGGGTAACAGCCTGGGAACCATGCTGGAACTCTTCACGGTCAGGAGCAACCGAAAG GCTATGGCTATCGTCATTGGGTTGCTGACTTTCCAACAGTTTTCTGGCCAAGCAGCAATATTGGCCTACTCAACCATCATCTTTGATGAAGTTGATTCCGGAATCAGTTCCAGCATCTCCGTCATCATAACGGGGGTCGTGCAACTTGTGTTTGGCGTTTTGGTCATCTTTGTAACGGACAAAGCAGGGAGAAAACCATTGCTGTGCACCTCCATGGCTCTCTGCTCGGTTTTCTTATTGG CTGAGGCCGTGTACTTTCAACTTCGAACGGTCGGTTCTGACCTCACGGGAGTTTCATGGCTTCCGGTTGTAGCAATGGTTGGCTATTTAATCGGCTACGCAATTGGATTAGGAACCGTTCCGATGGCGATGACCACAGAAATTTTTCCGTGCGAGATTAAGGCCTTCGCAATCACTATCGGTGCCATCTACCTCTGTGTGGCGGGCATCTGCGTTACAAAATTCTACCAAGCCATAATGGATTCTTATGGTATACACGTAGCGTTTTACGCTTTCGCAGCTTGGTCTGCTTTAGGTATAATTTTCACGGTGCTAGTGATTCCTGAAACAAAAGGACGCTCGCTTAGAGAAATTCAAGATCAACTTCGTGGATCATCTAAATCAGTCCGCCTCTAG